Part of the Temnothorax longispinosus isolate EJ_2023e chromosome 5, Tlon_JGU_v1, whole genome shotgun sequence genome is shown below.
atattatataatattatataaagctACACGATTAACTGAGGCTTTGATGTTAGCGCCGACTGACTTTGGACCAGCCATCATCCTCTACTGGTCGCCTTCTTTCGTCAGCTTTAGGCGGAAGTCTGTCATCTTTACCATCTcgcctaaaataaaaataaaaaaatcgaaatttaaaataaagcgattaatatttataaaactcgCGCTAAACATTTGTATAACATTGTATAATTGttgtatttcattaaattattattgctacaTATTCTCTAAATATTATACTCACTCACGCTTGGGTGGATCTCTCGGGGAATCTTGAGGTGGGTCGCGTTTCCGCCAGTCCTGATTGGTATTTCGTGCTGGTTCGTCACGCCGCTCGCGAAAACCGCCACGGCGATCAGACATTCTACCGCGATCTCGATCCCGATCATCACGTATCCCGTCACGTGGAATCTCGCGTACCtgtaattgaaattaattaaatagaaatattatttaaaaatatacaaacttagaaaataaaaataaataatatataatcaatataattaataaagcatAAACGAATAAAGAGAGCAAcagtaaagaaaaagaagttcTATGTGTATGACactttataacatatataacatgtatTGTATTAAGAGAACGTATACTTACTCCGCGTCCATCCATTCCACGGTCACGGTCACGGTCACGATCGcggtcgcgatcgcgatcatCTCTTTTGTCGAAACCACGATTGTCTAGCCTATCTCGATCTTTTAAATCGTCTTTATCAAAGTTATCATCTTTCCTCCATTTATCCATAGGATCCTTCTTCCATCGGTCCGAGTCGTCGTTTCTTCTCCATTTATCCACGTCGCGACGTTCCGGTTCCCTTCTCTTCCATGAAGAATCCTCGATTTTGTCATCGCGTTTCCTCCAGCGATCCGTTTCGTTTTTGAGTCCATCGGCGTCTTTGTCAGCATTACGCCGCCATGAGTCCAGCGCTAATAATGACAAAGGATagtacaaattaaatttcatcgatatatgcatatatgaaAACATCTAGCGAGAAAACATGAATGTGTATTATACTCACAGGGTTTTGGACCATCGCGTTCGCGATCCCGATCACGATCACGATCGCGGTCACGGTCacgatcgcgatcgcgttcACGATCACGATCACGATCATGATCTTTATCCCCACGTCGCCATGTTGAAGTCAATTCTTTATCTCTCTGCCGTTCTTCCTCCAATTTACGTTCGATTTCAGCTTCCTTGGCTCTACTAATTTCGGCTTGTTTCTTAAGCTTGGCCAAACGTTCAGCTTCTTTAGCTTCCTCTTCGGCCCGTCTGattctctcctcctcctccctcttGGCTCTTTCCTCCTCAAGacgtttcttttcctcttcctgTTTAATTCGCAATTCTTCCAGTCGTCTTCGTTCCGCGGCTTCCGCACGTTCCTTCTCCCATTTCGCCTTACGCTCAGCTTTACGCTCCATTTTGCGCTTCAACAACCGCTTGGCACGTTCCTCGTTCATCAGTTTATCAAAGTCCTTTTGTTTTTCCATGTATATGCTCCTACGCTCAGCCAAGATCTTGGCCAGGAATATGTCGTGATCCTCTTTCATACGCTCTAAGCGCTCTTGAGTCGCGACAGCCTCCTGCCTCTCTTCTATAGCCGCGGCGATTCGCTCATCCTCCTGCTGTCGCCAGAGCTGTTTCGCTTGTTGCATCTTGTCCTGCAAAGCCTTGTCCAGCAGCGGGATCTCCTCGAGTCGTTTAGCACGCTCAAGATAATCGACTTTCTTCTCCTGAGATTTGAGCTTCTGCTGCATCTCCCTACGTTCTTTCTGCAGTTCTTCAGCTTCCCGCGCCGCGATCTGCTCCGCGTCCAACTTTTTGATCTCATCCTCGTCTAATTTCTTCAGCACCTTTTGCCCGTGGCTCGTCTGTGAGATTTGCTGCATCTTTTCCTTGAGATGGCGATCCTTGATCTGCTGAATCTCGCTCTGCTGACGCTTCCGCTCACGCTCCTCCCGCTCCTGTTCCAGTCGCTTTTGTTCAGCCAGCATCTGCTGCCGCTGAAGCTCCTCCTGTCGACGCATCTCCTCCTCTTCGCGGACCGTATTGATGTGCTCGATGTACTCCTTCCGCTCCTCGATAATCTTATGCCTGCCCAATATTCTCTGATGCTCCTTCATCTTGGTTTCGTGATAGTGAGCGACCATCGCGTTGCGTAGCTTCTCACGCTCGAGTTTCTTTTTGTTAGGATTTATCACATTAATGGCACGGTGCAACACGGTCGCCATGTTCACCAATTGGCAGCGTATTTGTTCGGAGGGCATCGCCTGCAATACCGGACCATCTGGATGATCCTCTCGTTGCGCCTCCGAGAGATCCACTCCGAAGTGAACACATGTCTTGCCGTGGTCTATTCTGATCTGCATGTCGTTATAGCGCACGCAGTCTACCAAAAGACGCTCAAGGTGAAAATCAGTAGTGAATTTGGCGAGTTCTAGGAGTCTGGAGAATTGTATAGTTTGATAAACTTGAGAAATCTGATGAACAAGACGCACGAGTGTAACATCCTGCAAGGCTGGGATGTACTGGACTAACGGACTGTTTTCGTCTGCCTGTAAGGTCTGAATGACAGAATCAACTCTGCTACAGAGTTCTAATGGATGAAACTCCACCTCTAACCACGAATATAGTTCTTGTAATTGCGGTGACGCGAGGCTGACAACGTTCAAGCGAACGATGTCTTTCAACAAAGATACGCGCGTCGGTGGTTGCGAGAGGCCCAAAAGAGTCGCGAGTTTCTGCGCTTTTTCCAGCGGGCTTTTGTCGGTCTCTATAAAACGATCGAACTCGGGATGCGCGGACGGCAACGGTATCGACAACGTTGCCAATAATACACGGTTGGCCATTCGCTGCTGTTCCTCCGAGGACATGttctttttcatttcacgCGAGAGTTGCAGAAGTTTGAACAATGCGGCCGCGTGAAACAGGTAATTGCCGGCCTTCCAGAAAACCATAGCCAGCTTCTGGTAGTAATTTGCCATTGTTTTTGGCACAGGAAGCTTCTTCGACAAATTCATCATTCCATGAACGTCCTCCGAAGACTTAAAAGCCTCCTGCCACAACTCCATCTGAATTGCAGAATCCAGTTGATTTAACCTAGTTTCTAGATTCAGCTGTTGCGTTTCCGCCTTATTCATGGACACATTCGACACGAGTGGAGGCAATTTGCATATTTCTTCCAGAtgttttcgtaatttttcgcACAACTTGCGAAACTCGGTCTTTCTACTGTATTCCAGGCAAAACTGGAATGCCATTCGTGCTATATCATGGTAAAGGGTTTCTACATGGGCGTTCGTCCTGAGCAATTCCAGACACTGGCAGTATGACTCCCATAGGAATTTAACCCAGGGTGTTAAGATTGTCCGGTCACTCCGGTCTTGCGCATCTTCTCCGCTAACAGCCGACAGCAAGATGCTCTCAGGCGTAGCAAGGTTATCTAGATCATCAATATCAATGACGGCTTGCTGACTCTGCTTGCGCGCCGCATTGGTTTTCTCCTCAGCCATTTTCAAGTATCCGCGTATGACGTTCTCCAGACTTCCAACGTTGACGGACTGGAACATGTTCCTGTACTGGAACAAGCCTTCCTTCGCTATGTGCGACTTCTTCAGTTCCACACACAGATCTAGATACTTGAACATGATCGGCTCCAGCACCGATTCTGACCAATTGTAGGTCCATTTCTTGTTTCTAAAGACCTCTTGTAACGTGTCCAAAGCTCGAGCCGGTTTACCGACTTCTATAAATTCTGTttagaaaaaggaagagaaatatCAGCATATCGCGCAAGCTATATTCAATTtagaagttaaaaaatagtttattaaataatataaacttttatatatgtatattataagaatCATTAAATGTATGCAGAGGGATCTACATGAGGGGTAACTACAATTAATATCATCCTATCAAAACTATTTAGCTATACTGTTATGTCTCAAAGTAAAACCGTATATTTAGAcattggaaaaagaaaaaaaaacactttgACAAAATTAATGGTTATAAGTGTTATAACATGTCGAGTTTTGCTTATGTAATGGACAAGGTGtgacaatataaaacaatacgatatatttatacaagaaACAAAGTCAATTTACACACACGTGTACGTGCAACGCTAAAGAGCATGAAATTTACACGGTGAAATATGGTAAGTTCGGCCAGATCCTTTCCAGTTCTTAGCATCTTTTATACACGCGCGTCTCACGTGCTCCCGTTAGATAAAAAAGACTCGAAAATAGCTCTGCGTGCAATCCGAAGGGCATCGCATAGTACTTTAGGGTAAATCGCATAATCGTGGCTCTCCGCAAGCCTGACGACCGCGGAATCCGTCCGATGCGAGTGCACACGGTCGTGCGAGAGGTCGGAGAGCTCCATCGCGAGATCGGCAGCCTTGACGGCACGCCGATTATCGGGACACTGTGCGGCGCACGGTGGGGCGGCTCGTCAGAGCTCCGAAATTATCTCCGCGTGCGGGAGCAACGAAGCTCCGTGCTTTCCGCGCGGACACGCGCGAGAGACGCGAGCCACCATTCTTTGGTCGCGCGGGAGCTCGATGCCCATCGGCCATGTCGCGCTCTCGTGTGGAACATCCAGGCGGGACAACGCGACTTACCGTTCGCCCTTTTCAGGGCGTTCTCGGGTCTCTGCCCGTAACGCGCCATGTTTCCTCTCAGCGTGATCGGCTACAGATTCACCATATACCACGGCGTGAGCTCCGCGGCGGCTTGCAGGCGTCGAAATACCGTCGGCGCGCGATAACGTGTGCTCCGCACGTACCCTCGACCGCGTGTACCGGATAGGAGAGGCTGGGAGAGGCGGCCACCGAGGAAAAATGGCTTCCCGTACCGCAGGAGTCAAGACGCGATCCCCGACGTACGGGACGAGAGCGGCGCGCGAGCGACGGGGCGTCTCGGAAATCCTCGCGTTGTAGAATAATCGCGCGACCGCGCGTGAATCGCGATCGTTTGTCGCTAAATTTTCGTTCCACTTCGAGACGCACCGACGGCCCGACGGCACATGCGCGCGCGACGTTCACGGACCGACGCTTGACACGTGCAGTAACCGAACGACCTCTCGCGCCTCGTGCCTGCCGACATCGATAGTCGGCTGATTGGCCGCGCGTCGCCGCTTCGAGACTTCGATAGTCGATAGATTTTACGCTTCCGTTCCGTCGATAGATTTCGAATCAGCggagtcgcgtcgcgtcgcgtcgcgcgtcggatCATACATCGTACGGGAGTGCCagtatattatagtatttttcGCGAGTGTGATTTCGCGAGTGAGCGGTAATCGCGAGTGTCGTGCGGACCGCGAATGTTCGTCGTAACGTTGCGTATACGATCGTCATCGGGACATTCAGGACTCGACTCTCGAGACGCCGCGCTGGTGAAGATCCGGGGATCTCGAGAGAGACGACCGTCCCCTCTCTTTTTCGCTGGTCAGCAGGAATCCAAAGATATGCGACTGGATTTTGTGGAAATCATCCTCGATGAGGAACAACGGATTCGAGATCGTCGCGTAATGGTGCAATGGTAAGTACAATTTGTGCATtgcgatattaattttcacCACGTCGCGCGTCGGTCGTTTTACAATCGCTTCGGAATATCTCGATTCGGTCGCAGAACAAGTACCTAATGGCGGATCGCCGCGATCACGTTTGAATCGCTTCGCGTCTCTCGCAATTGCTTCCGTCGAAATTTCGTCGACGAGGTGAGACGAAtgggaaatatatatatcgcaccttatcttttctctttaattttctctcCAGCGTgaaaggaaaagaggaaagatgaaccgtgcaagaagttcagctaaaaaaaCAGGTCTCTAATATTCTTCTAGGAgtgcgatatatattttagcttGTTTGCGAAGTTGAATTTGACATTATAAACGCGTTTGTTTCGTTTGATTTTTGATCTTTTCATAAATGTTTAAGCGTTAAGTGAgacgttaattataaataataagtggCGCATCTGAGAAGTGGATATTGATACATTTTCAAGTATATCttggttttttattttataatttttatataatagtggttataaataagaaataagcgctttatgcaaaaagaaatgtcgtagatttttttttattgtctgtataaatatttcttaaaaacataattaacaatatcaaTGTAACATCAAAGGTTTAGACCgagtaagaataaaataagtaatttgttGGTAGAATATAACGATGAATGcttatatcttaatatataagataaaaagataagaaatagATGCCattttattccttattccttattcttCACCGTGTTTAACATGTTTAAAGACTTTGGTTTATAATATCATAGTACAAAAAGATTTTCGGCAATGGCTAAATTAATGAGGAAACTTTCCACAGCCGGCGCCAAGTTTTTCTCCTTAAATATCTCGACGGAGATCATTCTTTTGCCATCTGGTGCTTGCACTGTCGCTAACGAAGTTAATTGGTTCAAAAGATCTTGCGTCTTATCACTTATCTCCGATATAACCTGTGCCTCCGTGTAGCTTTGATTTTCGCACAGTTGAACCATGAACAAGGCTATCTCCTTGTGAGTTTTTGTCATTGTGAGACTTTCTGAAACAGAATGAATATAGATTATTAGAAAACACAATTTAGTTATAAGATTGCAATGGTCGAGATGCCTCGTGGATATGAAAACGAACAAAGTAAActatttttcttctccttatTACCTTTGGCATGCGGTGCTACAGTAATTTCTCTAGCAGGAATGTTTACAAGTAGGTCGTATAGATCTATTCTTGACGATATCGAGCTATTACTGCAGCCTGCCACATAGTGCGAATATTTCTATAACAATCATAATGAATAtagcaataaaattaagaacaacgtaacagtaataataatagtatccgtaataataatgcattCTTTCTACAGTTCAttttgaataaagaaataacatcTTAATTAGCACTTTTTACTATCAAAGATATATTCTTTCATAAAATACGTGCCTTCAATTCGATTAACTCATCGTTCACCAAATCAATCCAGGGAAAGAGATTGTCAGTGACTTTCCTGTGCTTCATCAACGCAGGAAATGTTCTTATCCACTTAAGAAGCTGCTCCAAGCTGTGATGATATACAATAATCTTCTTTTTCAATAAGAGGGCGgtatatatcaatattgttTCTAATTCGAATGTTTTAATCAGTTCTTTGACATTGGTACTAGCTGCGAAACGATGAGTATTGAAATCATCCGAGACAAACGTTCCATTCTCCTGCGTTGAACACGATCCCTTTGTAAATACAGATAGGTATAACTGCAAGATCTCCGTAGGTTTCCCAGTTTTGCAATACATCTTGCTGAGAACCCGTGAAAGTACTTCATACTTTTGTGGATTAAAATCCTTTGCAAAGAGAACTAGGGCGAACTGTTTTACCTGAGATAATTATGAGAATCAAGATATAGTGttttgtacatacatgtaagaaaatattttcttaaaataagaaaagcaaGATCTTATAGGTAGAGATATCTACCTTTGGTAGCTTGTCAGAGTCAAAGACTTCGCTGCAATGTATGTAGAACCAGTCGTGGCCATGTCTCGCACATACAAATACGTGAGGAGATGTATGCTCCAATTTCAAATTGCATTTTCTCGTGACTACGGTCTTCTGAGATTCTGTAACTGCCGGATACGACCATGTCCACAAGACATCTCCATTACAGTCTTTCTCTGCAATTTTTACTCTTAATTACAAGGCGAACATGCAATAcatatttatcacattttaacTTCTTATCAGAAAAATGCTATACCTATTACACTGCAGGAAAGTAAATCCGTTAATGGTGCCATTTGGAGCCTTTCAAAGTAAGCAATTTAACGTGGTTGAGTAACTAACAACAATATAACACCTGTCAAAAATAATGTGTTAAAGTAGTCGCTATTTTCTACGTCTTAGTGAtatgaaaaattcattttttattatattttttctatacctgatactttacatttttattattaaatattattaatccaGTGAATCAAATTATTGGTATATCGACTACTGTCAAATCGCGATAGAAATTGAGGTTAGGTttaaattctttctctctctctctctcactcactcactcactcactcactcactcattcACTTACTCACTCACTCAGCAGTAGTAGaatctatattctatatatatatacatataatgtatacacATCTGCACtttaaaattggaaaaaaagcAACTGAGAAATAATTGATGCCTAGATATTTTAGCTTGAAATATAGATCCACCCAAATAAGAAGATTGTTTTGTCAGAGAAATTATACCtgttttctcaaaattaattttattaaatactaaaGTTAACTGCATACCAGTTGCATGAtttatcttgtaaaaaataaatattaaaatagttcTATCgagtaatataatgtaattattaatgtattaataaaaataatgtgtattaataataacatatattattaatatatataaactttataatatttaacacataACTGATCATTGGTCGTAGGGTTTATGTTGAATCATTCgctattgttataaataaataataaacagaaaatcCCGAATGACAAATTAAACATGACagttgaataattaaatcttttattgcttatattgtttcgcttaaaaaataaaaatgttacatttattcatAACAATTTTGCAATGTTAATCTGTTGGAGGTGACGGGGAATTAAGGCAGCGACGCGAAAAGAGAATGCACGAACACGACAACGATATAAAGTCAGAATGAGAATGTATTTCAGATACACAAGTAATCACCGCACGTCTCTTGCCTTAGCTCACAACGTACGGTGATTACTTGTGTATCTTAAATACATTCTCATTCTGACTTTATATTGTTGTCGTGTTCGTGCATTCTCTTTTCGCGTCGCTGCCCTAATTCCCCGTCACCTCCAACATAATCAATGACCGATTTTTCATATTTGATCTTATTAACTGCCTAGGAACGATCCGACAAATTTGTACAATTAATTGTTGCACGGGATTTTTATATGCGCTTATACTATATTACGATAATTGAGATTTTTCagtaaataatcaaatatttgtgtaacaatCCTTGCCGTTCAAGCGTTTGACTATGCCAATGCGGTAGATTTGAAACGCGATAgcaattgcaaattatttcaacattcGTAGCTATACATATTACAATTGTTACTCACGATTaatgtacaaatttattattacatcattttatttctatccaTTAATCGTCAAAATATCATATCatgtaacatatttattatgccTTATGCAAAGTAAAATGAATGACTATAATTCATCATGTTTTACATTACTCTGATTATACCTAGTAACTGCTTCTTTTATAGTACCTTTCacttaaaatacttttcgcTTAATGCTCTTtacttagaaaatatataattaccataatgaaataatattaacaatatgtGACTATGTAATACTTCAAAAGCCAGGCCACTGAGGccacaaaaaatgtttaataaatctgctgtgaatattatataattacactaGATATATCTACAAAATCATTCTAATTGATCATCTTCAATGAGCAAATTGCCACTTGGCTATCAGGGAATTTGCTGAAAGGTTTATTTCCATCGAGTGTCTCGTATCTGTTCATCTGGTATACCAGCATTGTTTCATAACCGTACACGTCTATAGCAAGTTGCTGCacataaagtttaaaaaatataaatcaagaattttgcaaaatcatGTGTTTGTGTGTATAATAAGTGTCTGTATTATTagctaatttattaaaaaaggtTTATCGTTTACCTGTGTGAGTGGATTAGTGTTTGTGGCGAAAATTCCGATGTATTCTTTTCGTTTTGTAAGTTGCAAACAGTATTCTTCCATTTGTCTTATTACAAGTACATTTTCCTTGGTATTCAAATCGCTGCTCGTCCCCATCATGAAACTATGAATAATCTTGCCTTTACCCTTTGGTAATTTGTAATCTCTGATCGGTCCCTCCAGATATTCGATGAAATCAAAAACAATCATTAACTTAGATTTCAGTATCAGTTCAGGTTCATCCCAAAGATCAAAGTTGAAAGTAACTCCGATTGTTTTGCCACTTTGCGCCGATTTTATTACGAAACTGAAGTTCTTCTCTACAAGAGGAGCCCACATAGCCTCCACAAATTCCAGACAATCGGCTCTCGTTATGTCTAGCATTAAGTACTTCTCTAATTCGGGTTTTAAACAAAAGCCCTTCATGATTATtctgcaaatttaaataaatgtgcaTTCTTACTTTCGCACGTATATTTAATTGTGCACAACACTTACTCGATTGCGTCCTCCTTATGGCAGTCGTTTAATGATTCAAAGACGTACGATTTCTGGTCAATGGTTTCTTTCAAAGGTTCCTCGTCGGATAATATGAACTTCATCCGGTCTAATACTTCGGCTAAATTTTTCGCTGTGATAAAATCCGTGATACCGATTTGATAACCTTGATCTCTTAACTTGGTCACGGTGTAAATGGAATTCAAGGAATTTCCACCAATTTCGTAGAAATTCGCGTTTAACATTACCGGTGTGCGACTACTACGTCCGGTTATGGATGCTATGGTCGGAAAGAGGATACGGGCTTTTGCAAGATCTTGACTTGGCACTCCGCTGTAATCGCAATTCATAGCAACGTGGTCttctataaaacaaaattttttattttagtcagTAAAACATAGATCTTTTGAGTTAATATATGAATtagtctttttttaatttattgataattaaaagaaattggatcataattattcttatttacatttggattattaatttttaaaaaagtaaagattacaatttaaaaactgaacttaatttgaaattttctttatttctttttaataaaagaaattttttttaattttagtgcAAGAGCAattgttgttaaaataatacacagaatttaatataaactcAATAAGAAATTGTCAAATTGATTATTCACTAAGAAACAGatatgaaagaaaatgaaTTCCTTTCAATCCTCATTTGGTATCATGTATAAAACCGAGTTTAAAACTATGTATGAAACTatgtatgttaaaattatgtatgaaacTATGTATGTTAAAACTATGTATGAAACTACGTATgttaaaactgaaataaaaggaaagaaatacATATTCATGCATAAACCGGTTTTCTTAATTATAGATTAGTCACTC
Proteins encoded:
- the Eif3a gene encoding eukaryotic translation initiation factor 3 subunit A isoform X1, with amino-acid sequence MARYGQRPENALKRANEFIEVGKPARALDTLQEVFRNKKWTYNWSESVLEPIMFKYLDLCVELKKSHIAKEGLFQYRNMFQSVNVGSLENVIRGYLKMAEEKTNAARKQSQQAVIDIDDLDNLATPESILLSAVSGEDAQDRSDRTILTPWVKFLWESYCQCLELLRTNAHVETLYHDIARMAFQFCLEYSRKTEFRKLCEKLRKHLEEICKLPPLVSNVSMNKAETQQLNLETRLNQLDSAIQMELWQEAFKSSEDVHGMMNLSKKLPVPKTMANYYQKLAMVFWKAGNYLFHAAALFKLLQLSREMKKNMSSEEQQRMANRVLLATLSIPLPSAHPEFDRFIETDKSPLEKAQKLATLLGLSQPPTRVSLLKDIVRLNVVSLASPQLQELYSWLEVEFHPLELCSRVDSVIQTLQADENSPLVQYIPALQDVTLVRLVHQISQVYQTIQFSRLLELAKFTTDFHLERLLVDCVRYNDMQIRIDHGKTCVHFGVDLSEAQREDHPDGPVLQAMPSEQIRCQLVNMATVLHRAINVINPNKKKLEREKLRNAMVAHYHETKMKEHQRILGRHKIIEERKEYIEHINTVREEEEMRRQEELQRQQMLAEQKRLEQEREERERKRQQSEIQQIKDRHLKEKMQQISQTSHGQKVLKKLDEDEIKKLDAEQIAAREAEELQKERREMQQKLKSQEKKVDYLERAKRLEEIPLLDKALQDKMQQAKQLWRQQEDERIAAAIEERQEAVATQERLERMKEDHDIFLAKILAERRSIYMEKQKDFDKLMNEERAKRLLKRKMERKAERKAKWEKERAEAAERRRLEELRIKQEEEKKRLEEERAKREEEERIRRAEEEAKEAERLAKLKKQAEISRAKEAEIERKLEEERQRDKELTSTWRRGDKDHDRDRDRERDRDRDRDRDRDRDRDRERDGPKPSLDSWRRNADKDADGLKNETDRWRKRDDKIEDSSWKRREPERRDVDKWRRNDDSDRWKKDPMDKWRKDDNFDKDDLKDRDRLDNRGFDKRDDRDRDRDRDRDRDRGMDGRGVREIPRDGIRDDRDRDRGRMSDRRGGFRERRDEPARNTNQDWRKRDPPQDSPRDPPKRERDGKDDRLPPKADERRRPVEDDGWSKVSRR
- the Eif3a gene encoding eukaryotic translation initiation factor 3 subunit A isoform X2, whose protein sequence is MARYGQRPENALKRANEFIEVGKPARALDTLQEVFRNKKWTYNWSESVLEPIMFKYLDLCVELKKSHIAKEGLFQYRNMFQSVNVGSLENVIRGYLKMAEEKTNAARKQSQQAVIDIDDLDNLATPESILLSAVSGEDAQDRSDRTILTPWVKFLWESYCQCLELLRTNAHVETLYHDIARMAFQFCLEYSRKTEFRKLCEKLRKHLEEICKLPPLVSNVSMNKAETQQLNLETRLNQLDSAIQMELWQEAFKSSEDVHGMMNLSKKLPVPKTMANYYQKLAMVFWKAGNYLFHAAALFKLLQLSREMKKNMSSEEQQRMANRVLLATLSIPLPSAHPEFDRFIETDKSPLEKAQKLATLLGLSQPPTRVSLLKDIVRLNVVSLASPQLQELYSWLEVEFHPLELCSRVDSVIQTLQADENSPLVQYIPALQDVTLVRLVHQISQVYQTIQFSRLLELAKFTTDFHLERLLVDCVRYNDMQIRIDHGKTCVHFGVDLSEAQREDHPDGPVLQAMPSEQIRCQLVNMATVLHRAINVINPNKKKLEREKLRNAMVAHYHETKMKEHQRILGRHKIIEERKEYIEHINTVREEEEMRRQEELQRQQMLAEQKRLEQEREERERKRQQSEIQQIKDRHLKEKMQQISQTSHGQKVLKKLDEDEIKKLDAEQIAAREAEELQKERREMQQKLKSQEKKVDYLERAKRLEEIPLLDKALQDKMQQAKQLWRQQEDERIAAAIEERQEAVATQERLERMKEDHDIFLAKILAERRSIYMEKQKDFDKLMNEERAKRLLKRKMERKAERKAKWEKERAEAAERRRLEELRIKQEEEKKRLEEERAKREEEERIRRAEEEAKEAERLAKLKKQAEISRAKEAEIERKLEEERQRDKELTSTWRRGDKDHDRDRDRERDRDRDRDRDRDRDRDRERDGPKPSLDSWRRNADKDADGLKNETDRWRKRDDKIEDSSWKRREPERRDVDKWRRNDDSDRWKKDPMDKWRKDDNFDKDDLKDRDRLDNRGFDKRDDRDRDRDRDRDRDRGMDGRGVREIPRDGIRDDRDRDRGRMSDRRGGFRERRDEPARNTNQDWRKRDPPQDSPRDPPKREMVKMTDFRLKLTKEGDQ
- the LOC139813848 gene encoding putative DENN domain-containing protein 10 B, translated to MAPLTDLLSCSVIEKDCNGDVLWTWSYPAVTESQKTVVTRKCNLKLEHTSPHVFVCARHGHDWFYIHCSEVFDSDKLPKVKQFALVLFAKDFNPQKYEVLSRVLSKMYCKTGKPTEILQLYLSVFTKGSCSTQENGTFVSDDFNTHRFAASTNVKELIKTFELETILIYTALLLKKKIIVYHHSLEQLLKWIRTFPALMKHRKVTDNLFPWIDLVNDELIELKKYSHYVAGCSNSSISSRIDLYDLLVNIPAREITVAPHAKESLTMTKTHKEIALFMVQLCENQSYTEAQVISEISDKTQDLLNQLTSLATVQAPDGKRMISVEIFKEKNLAPAVESFLINLAIAENLFVL